Genomic segment of Mercurialis annua linkage group LG6, ddMerAnnu1.2, whole genome shotgun sequence:
TTCCGCGGTAGTCggtgtaaatttaatgtaaatttgATGTGaattcaatgtcaactcaatgtaaactcaatatgaactcaatgtcaactcgatATGAACTCAAAGTAAATTAATCtgaattaaatttttagtaaaataattataaaattaaaattaacttattttaatcaaactaatttattaataatttaaactatcaaaaataaatttattatagctTTAAAAATctgataataaatttaaattaagttataaatttaaaattaaatcattaaaattaaattatttatttatgatttatactatttaaaataaacttttaaaatgacgAATAAACTAAATTGTTATCTAAAAGTAAATTATCTAAGGTTCTAttgaaattaaatagaaaatacttttagaataaacttaaaataaccaTAATGTAATTCAATGTCAATTTagtgtcaatttaatataaactcaaagtttactattatttttaatgattgttggtattttttttcgtgaaaaaaaaagatgagCAGGTTTGACAAATATTTAATGAACATGTGTGGGGAAACAAATAGCAGGTAGGGGACcatgaaaaaaaattggtgtGCAGGTGTGAACAAAAATTAAACGAGCcggtaaaaattaaattagcatGTAGGGACCATGGGTAATAATCATGTGGTAATACTTCATAAGCAAATAGAAAGAAAATAGTGGAAAAATAGACAATAGGGATAAGATAGGAATGACATTTATAAAAAGGTAGGCATGAaaacttttttgaaaaattgaggaatttttgcaaaaaaaaaaaagttgggtgaTTTATACAAAGTTTTGAGTTTTTGAgtgatttgatgtaattttctcaatagtTTTTAAGCCTCATTGCCAACTGAATGAGCTTAGTCCACCATATACAAAGGGCCCAATAGTCTGTATTTAGCCCATTTGATCAGTATGCAACTTAAGCTTGGTAACCCAGTTTGTATAAAATCTGAGCCATCTAGGGTTTTTTTATTTAGGGTTTCCTGCGAGCGACAGCTTCTCTTCCTCTCTCATTTTCACTGCACCATCGGCGAATCCAACAATGGCGGAACAGGTTTACCTCCATCTTCTATCTCTGTCCTGTTTATTTTAGCCGTGTTTTCTATTTTCTGAGCTGCTTAGATACCTTAAAATCTTTacttattttaaacatttaaatctGTTAACATATTTTTGGTTCTTAAGATGAACTCAGTGCAGTAGAGTCTCGCAATTAATGTGATTTTTACAGTCTagaatatgtttaatttttctgATGTAAAAAATTTTGACTTACTGTGCTTGTGGTTGATCTAACACTGAATTTTCTCTGTTTATTTGATGCAGACGGAGAAGGCTTTTCTCAAGCAACCCAAGGTTTTCCTAAGGTATATTCCGTTTCCTATctccattttgaaaaaaaaaatatgtctaTTTGAGCCATTCAGTATCTTATGTATCTGTATTTATGCAGCTCTAAGAAAACTGGAAAGGGAAAGAGACCTGGCAAAGGTGGAAACCGTTTTTGGAAGAGCATTGGGTTGAGTTTCAAGACCCCCAGAGAAGCAATTGAAGGTTCATTATCTCCTTTGCAATTTAGTGGCTCTGAATTTATTGTATCTATGTTTATTTACTTGTTGTATATTGATGTTGGGTAGATCTCTTATTTGAGAAACTCTGCCGGGTTCATCATGTCTTGAACTCTTGTAGAAGTTAACTAGCTGCTTTGTAGAAGTAGTATCTTTATCAAGATGGAAGTAATTCATTAGCTTGGCGTTTCTCCTTATCATATTGCCATTAATATAGTCACAGTTTTGTGTCTGCATGACAGTCATGTTAGGGATAATTTTATTGTATGAATTAGTTGAATGTCAATTATCAGATTTTTGTGTGTCCGTAACACGTCATTTACATGTTTGGAAGATGTCATGTTCTGCAATTGGCTGCTCTGCTTGTGCATTTCCCTAGATAATTTGGTTGGGAAACAAAAATAACTAGGAAGAAATAAAATGGAGCTCTACTTGTTTTATGCCAGTGTTTGTTTTCAAGTTTTATTTTGTCAAGCCTGGCCCTTTTTGCAATCagtatttatagttttatttaacTGCTTCATCTGAAAGTGTTTATGTTTCTTGAGTGATCATGTTCCATCTCATTATTTATGCATGAATTAATGTGGTCACTAAtgtgttatttttatatttctcgCAGGATCATACATTGACAAGAAATGCCCATTTACTGGCACTGTTTCTATTAGAGGCCGCATTCTGGCTGGTACTTGCCATAGTGCTAAAATGAATAGGACTATTATTGTTCGGAGGAATTACCTTCACTTTATCAAGAAATACCAGAGGTAAGAATCATTAATTTCCTCAACACAATTTGCTGCTGATTTATCTGTTTATTGGTCAAGTATGTCTGCCTAAGGTTTTTGTTTCTTGGACTCTACTTGGCACTTATTGTCACGCACTTCATACAGGTACGAGAAGAGGCACTCTAACATCCCAGCTCACATATCACCTTGCTTTCGTGTTAAAGAAGGAGATCATGTTATCATTGGCCAATGCAGGTCTGTATTAATATTTGCATAAAGTTCCTTTTGAAAGTTTAATGATAGCTGCTGTTGCATTTGAAGGTCTGATCAATTATAATCTGAATTTTGCAGGCCATTGTCAAAGACAGTGAGGTTTAATGTGTTGAAGGTTGTTCCAGCGGGTTCCTCTGGTGGTGTAAAGAAGGCTTTCACAGCCATGTGAGAAGCTtcattttatgtaatttatattGCCAGAGAAGGGCTCTAGTGAGATGATGATTGTGTTTTGTGGTCATCTAGATAATTTCATGTTAAAGTCTTTATGACTCTAGTTTTGATTTTAGTTCCTTGCACTGTTGGATGGAGATTTGATCTGCAAAATGTTATGATTAATGTCacatttttgaagttttttatcttattatttagGTTTTGATGAATTAAATGTCCTTTTTGTTATGTTATTTGAACCTCATCCAATGATCCAACTACATGCGACTTTATCAATTAACTTGTTCTAATTGCATGGCATgtgaaaataaagaaattttcttaatgtttttgtCCTAACTTGTTCATCTTGTTCTAATGTTGCTACACACTTTTTGGATACAAGATTCCAAACTCGTATAGTGGCATCATCACTTGCAGAGAAAAgctgttaaaaataataaggtgGTGAATCAGTGACTGAAAAACAAGGGGGAAAAGAGAATTGCATCTTCTTTGCagcaatatattttattatttttccattTCAGGATTGCCACATAAATAGCAAAGTCAGCAGATATAGCAAGTTTTCATTgaaatgtgcatgaaaaatcCCTAAAACATGTTATGGATCATCTACAAATGAAGTACCACCAACAATCTGAGGGCAACAAACATAGAGAAGCAACAATTACTTGGGTTGAGCTTCAAACATGTAATAACAGTTGCTCAGATTATACAATTATTAAATGTATTAACATACCTTTCTATGCATCATATTCCCACTTTCTATTTCACTCTCCAGTTGGCTCCTTGTAAGAAAATATCCTTAATTACACATACATATAAGACCCATTCAAGCAGAAATACTCGATTTTTGTCGAAAGGAAAGATGTTCGAACACAAGACACTTTTATATTGAGTTAACCAAGTCATATGTCTCATAACATCAAAATAACTCCGCCTGAGTCCAGTCGTCGGAATTTACCCGAAAGAATGTCCGACAAGCAGCGGTCAACATGCTGTCAACATGTGGTCAGCACGTGGTAAGTTTACTGTTGATCGATGACACTGTTATGTATTCGTGATTTTTCAGTGtttattatatttatcttaAGAATAATCTTGGTGTTTTGGATATtcttttggtgtatttttggcGTACTTATGCCAAAAagtaaactgaaaataaaataaaaataaatttgtctagATTTGATTTatctttgatattttttaattttaaatctttataaatatatttccagtatttcaatttctttatcagtatttttacaattaattgttttcttctttGAATAGTTATGAAAAATCTTATTTAATTTGTTCACGatacaaaaaattatagtttgttttaatatttttttcctaaTTTGTATAATAAAATATGTGTAGAACTCTTACTTTAATATACTTTTggtgttaaataaaataaaattataagtgCTGAATGAAAGTGAAGGTCCCATAATATTGGCATGGCGCATCTGATATCTCTGAAAAATGGAGAAAATGAAAGTAAACGCGCAAGAACTTTCCTGGAATGCCActtcttctcttttttattctttctgtCCCACAAAACCAGCTGCTCCtctcatttttcattttcatgtcTACTTTATCATATGTTTTTCTTATTCACACcacccaaaaataaaatatttaaataccaaataaataatgttaaaaGATATAGCTTTTTAATTGAAGGTCAAACAGTATttgtttagtttaaaatttaattagagatttaaaatattttattttattttatatggcatattactattattttatactattatatacatacatataaatcagaaaatattttattatttttaattagtcgaatatcaaatataaatttatccaAATTCATTAGAAGTTGCAAATATATCCTAATATGCCAACACgataaaatattcaatttttcatattaatttacTTGTGCTGTTTCACCGCAATCTATTGTTtggtataaaaaaatatcatgacAATccattgatttttaattttttacatactCTAAAACTTCTCATTTAAACTTCCACCTAGGAGGTG
This window contains:
- the LOC126653619 gene encoding 40S ribosomal protein S11 — translated: MAEQTEKAFLKQPKVFLSSKKTGKGKRPGKGGNRFWKSIGLSFKTPREAIEGSYIDKKCPFTGTVSIRGRILAGTCHSAKMNRTIIVRRNYLHFIKKYQRYEKRHSNIPAHISPCFRVKEGDHVIIGQCRPLSKTVRFNVLKVVPAGSSGGVKKAFTAM